In one Ictalurus furcatus strain D&B chromosome 28, Billie_1.0, whole genome shotgun sequence genomic region, the following are encoded:
- the pho gene encoding phoenix isoform X2 translates to MQTEDDDDDDEEDVKKVDKACFIENTHKRNQQTWLPSLKWKTRQAPGTCTKKSNKCQEEQETCYQTRKVDEDLMAPQDGTDVYNESSSLNIEVSRSTENGDKSRKSAEWNWMEPIDEMSDEETQWPNLVDQDEDETQILQDNPVDREGREDALCLENISSCEHQVQVQDIHQGVHHEPLGNETQILQENPTDREGKEDALCLEIISSCEHQVQVEDIHQGVHHEPLENEDFGSVSGGFISSQDLFQEPNNQSSPLKETSVENDKEVLESSVVPHDDIGLTIKKKKSSLILEDMEGDFLKYSKSLRTRPSEIVSPTAGDICQVRKEKDKKTLDMQDPHHHSSLPLEDYKSGSTGNDYSSPSKDILMVRQEEKTETPLFNFGGLKFLKRKKDKKTKDPEISDNLAPGQADLGQNEYSALHFDDVKCKKRRKVKNDGLLEEPVDTLPDISVAADSGLSVQDSSVVCASVSGSKPKRKKDKNYRLLEEPVDTLPDISVAADSGLSVQDSSVVWASVSGSKPKRKKGKNDWLLEEPVYTFPDISVAVDSGLSVQDSSVVCASVSGSKPKKKRKKDKNYRLLEEPVDTLPDISVAADSGLSVQDSSVVCASVSGSKPKNKRKKDKNYGLFEEPVDTLPDISVAADSGLSGQDSSVVCASVSGSKPKKKRKKDKNDGLLEEPVDTLPDISVAADSGLSVQDSSVVCASVSEIKPKKKRKKDKSDWLLEEPVDTLPDISVAADSGLSVQDSSVVCASVSGSKPKKKRKKYKNDGLLEEPVDTLPDISVAADSGLSVQDSSVVCASVSGSKPKKKRKKDKNDGLLEEPVDTLPDIGVAADSGLSVQDSSVVCASVSGSKPKKKRKKDKNDGLLEEPVDTLPDIGVAADSGLSVQDSSVVCASVSGSKPKKKRKKDKNDGLLEEPVDTLPDISVAADSGLSVQDSSVVCASVSGSKPKKKRKKDKSDWLLEEPVDTLPDISVAADSGLSVQDSSVVCSSVVCVSVNGIKPKKKRKKDKHGQPVPQEDEWIGVEEAIQIPCQGSASLVSIAEETEQLTRTDLSNFVQSDCLEPQRKKKKKRAKTKQDSSPMISEVVAWQCSEESYSSHGIKTVKKKKKKFIDDVGEGQVGEMATASNNIGEPLEKIPEIPAGIEIQPVNSIDLTDDSVTQRKKRKKRKRQKVVREENMDVEALLVETTEQVEAPDTQDSEQQAAEVVLVRKPKKKKDRIETRQEEEASKNTSVSLRLGLIEMRTSNTPSTRSETGGIGEEEGLGASEPVKNKKKKKKRKELENDGSWSVSYGLLHLDDSHWQNTKQTRVVKEASSSGQNDTNETNKCERTKDDRSESSQQVLQSEDTIQPNGRKKKKKKKKWVETDIEVYPEIVEHEVCQESGSPSEPSEAIIEKEKKKKNRKDTVDRDGNQSLDVVPKLCAAEESRDVLDTCHAKKDSISSSGGALLVHIKKKKQVRDPDNGLDATLGAEKVAVSGKSNQCSRTDSAKLKKKRKRDHL, encoded by the exons ATGCAAacagaagatgatgatgatgatgatgaggaggacgTTAAAAAAGTG GATAAAGCTTGCTTTATTGAGAACACACATAAAAGAAACCAACAAACATGGCTACCATCCCTGAAATGGAAAACGAGACAGGCTCCAGGAACGTGCACTAAGAAAAGCAACAAATGTCAAGAGGAGCAGGAGACGTGTTATCAAACCAGGAAAGTTGATGAAGACCTGATGGCGCCTCAAGATGGCACAGATGTATATAATGAGAGCAGCTCACTTAATATAGAAGTGTCTCGGTCCACGGAGAACGGTGACAAAAGCAGGAAATCTGCCGAATGGAACTGGATGGAACCAATTGATGAAATGTCAGACGAGGAGACGCAGTGGCCAAATTTGGTAGACCAGGATGAAGACGAAACCCAGATTTTGCAGGACAACCCTGTGGACAGAGAAGGAAGGGAAGATGCACTCTGCTTGGAGAACATCTCATCCTGTGAACACCAAGTACAAGTCCAGGATATCCATCAAGGCGTACATCATGAGCCACTTGGAAATGAAACCCAGATTTTGCAGGAAAACCCTACGgacagagaaggaaaggaagatgCACTCTGCTTGGAGATCATCTCATCCTGTGAACACCAAGTACAAGTCGAGGATATCCATCAAGGCGTACATCATGAGCCACTGGAAAACGAAGACTTTGGTAGTGTTAGTGGAGGTTTCATCAGCTCACAGGATCTTTTTCAAGAACCAAATAATCAGTCAAGTCCTTTAAAAGAGACTAGTGTTGAAAATGATAAGGAAGTCTTAGAAAGCAGTGTAGTACCACATGATGACATAGGTTtgacaataaaaaagaaaaagagttcATTAATCTTGGAAGATATGGAGGGTGACTTTCTTAAATATTCCAAATCTCTGAGGACTCGCCCGAGTGAAATAGTCTCACCAACAGCTGGAGATATATGCCAGGTAAGAAAGGAAAAGGACAAGAAGACGTTGGATATGCAAGATCCACACCATCATTCATCACTGCCATTAGAGGATTACAAATCAGGATCCACAGGAAATGATTACTCAAGTCCTAGTAAGGATATCCTCATGGTCAGACAGGAAGAGAAGACCGAGACCCCACTGTTCAATTTTGGTGGATTGAAATTtctgaagaggaagaaagataaaaagactAAAGACCCTGAGATCTCAGATAACCTGGCACCAGGACAAGCTGATTTGGGTCAGAATGAATATTCTGCACTTCACTTTGATGACGTCAAgtgtaaaaaaagaagaaaggtcaAAAATGATGGGTTGTTGGAGGAACCAGTTGACACCTTGCCAGACATCAGTGTTGCTGCAGACTCGGGTCTATCAGTTCAGGACTCTTCAGTGGTTTGTGCTTCAGTTAGTGGAAGTAAaccaaagagaaaaaaggacaaaaattaTCGGTTGTTGGAGGAACCAGTTGACACCTTGCCAGACATCAGTGTTGCTGCAGACTCAGGTCTATCAGTTCAGGACTCTTCAGTGGTTTGGGCTTCAGTTAGTGGAAGTAAACCAAAGAGAAAAAAGGGCAAAAATGATTGGTTGTTGGAGGAACCAGTTTATACCTTCCCAGACATCAGTGTTGCTGTAGACTCGGGTCTATCAGTTCAGGACTCTTCAGTGGTTTGTGCTTCAGTTAGTGGAAGTAAaccaaagaaaaagagaaaaaaggacaaaaattaTCGGTTGTTGGAGGAACCAGTTGACACCTTGCCAGACATCAGTGTTGCTGCAGACTCGGGTCTATCAGTTCAGGACTCTTCAGTGGTTTGTGCTTCAGTTAGTGGAAGTAAACCAAAGAATAAgcgaaaaaaggacaaaaattaTGGGTTGTTTGAGGAACCAGTTGACACCTTGCCAGACATCAGTGTTGCTGCAGACTCGGGTCTATCAGGTCAGGACTCTTCAGTGGTTTGTGCTTCAGTTAGTGGAAGTAAaccaaagaaaaagagaaaaaaggacaaaaatgatGGGTTGTTGGAGGAACCAGTTGACACCTTGCCAGACATCAGTGTTGCTGCAGACTCGGGTCTATCAGTTCAGGACTCTTCAGTGGTTTGTGCTTCAGTTAGTGAAATTAAaccaaagaaaaagagaaaaaaggacaaaagtgattggttgttggagGAACCAGTTGACACCTTGCCAGACATCAGTGTTGCTGCAGACTCGGGTCTATCAGTTCAGGACTCTTCAGTGGTTTGTGCTTCAGTTAGTGGAAGTAAaccaaagaaaaagagaaaaaagtacaaaaatgatGGGTTGTTGGAGGAACCAGTTGACACCTTGCCAGACATCAGTGTTGCTGCAGACTCGGGTCTATCAGTTCAGGACTCTTCAGTGGTTTGTGCTTCAGTTAGTGGAAGTAAaccaaagaaaaagagaaaaaaggacaaaaatgatGGGTTGTTGGAGGAACCAGTTGACACCTTGCCAGACATCGGTGTTGCTGCAGACTCGGGTCTATCAGTTCAGGACTCTTCAGTGGTTTGTGCTTCAGTTAGTGGAAGTAAaccaaagaaaaagagaaaaaaggacaaaaatgatGGGTTGTTGGAGGAACCAGTTGACACCTTGCCAGACATCGGTGTTGCTGCAGACTCGGGTCTATCAGTTCAGGACTCTTCAGTGGTTTGTGCTTCAGTTAGTGGAAGTAAaccaaagaaaaagagaaaaaaggacaaaaatgatGGGTTGTTGGAGGAACCAGTTGACACCTTGCCAGACATCAGTGTTGCTGCAGACTCGGGTCTATCAGTTCAGGACTCTTCAGTGGTTTGTGCTTCAGTTAGTGGAAGTAAaccaaagaaaaagagaaaaaaggacaaaagtgattggttgttggagGAACCAGTTGACACCTTGCCAGACATCAGTGTTGCTGCAGACTCAGGTCTATCAGTTCAGGACTCTTCAGTGGTTTGTTCTTCAGTGGTTTGTGTGTCAGTGAATGGAATTAAaccaaagaaaaagagaaaaaaagacaaacatggtCAACCAGTGCCTCAGGAAGATGAATGGATTGGTGTAGAGGAGGCTATCCAGATCCCCTGTCAAGGTTCAGCTTCTTTGGTGTCTATAGCTGAGGAAACTGAGCAACTGACCAGAACTGATCTTTCTAATTTTGTTCAGTCTGATTGTCTTGAACcacaaaggaaaaagaaaaagaaaagggcgAAGACGAAACAGGATTCAAGTCCTATGATATCTGAGGTCGTGGCTTGGCAGTGTAGTGAAGAATCTTATTCAAGCCATGGTATCAAAACTgtcaagaaaaagaagaaaaagtttATAGATGATGTTGGAGAAGGACAAGTAGGAGAGATGGCTACGGCCAGTAACAATATTGGAGAACCGTTGGAGAAAATCCCCGAAATACCAGCAGGCATAGAAATCCAACCAGTGAATAGCATAGATTTGACAGATGACTCTGTAACTcaaaggaagaagaggaaaaaaaggaaacggCAAAAGGTGGTCAGGGAAGAAAATATGGACGTTGAGGCATTGTTGGTAGAGACGACAGAACAAGTGGAGGCTCCAGATACTCAAGATTCTGAGCAGCAAGCAGCTGAGGTGGTTCTGGTGAGAAAgccaaagaagaaaaaggacagAATTGAAACACGTCAAGAAGAGGAGGCGTCTAAAAATACATCCGTGTCTCTCAGACTTGGGCTCATAGAGATGAGAACATCCAATACCCCAAGCACCAGAAGTGAGACTGGAGGGATTGGTGAGGAGGAAGGTCTTGGTGCATCAGAACCAGTgaagaacaagaaaaagaagaagaaaaggaaagagttGGAAAATGATGGATCGTGGTCGGTTTCTTACGGCTTGTTACATCTGGATGACTCCCATTGGCAAAATACTAAACAGACAAGAGTGGTGAAAGAAGCTTCAAGTAGTGGACAGAATGACACCAATGAGACAAACAAATGTGAGAGGACCAAAGATGACCGTTCTGAAAGTAGCCAACAAGTACTGCAGTCAGAGGATACCATACAGCCTAatggaaggaaaaagaagaagaagaagaagaaatgggtAGAAACAGACATAGAAGTGTATCCTGAGATTGTTGAACATGAAGTGTGTCAGGAGAGTGGTTCTCCATCAGAACCTTCAGAAGCAATAAttgagaaggagaagaagaaaaagaatagaAAGGACACAGTTGATAGAGATGGGAATCAGAGTTTAGATGTTGTACCTAAGCTATGTGCTGCAGAAGAATCAAGAGATGTTTTAGACACATGCCATGCTAAAAAGGACAGTATTTCATCCTCAGGGGGTGCATTATTAGTACATATTAAGAAAAAGAAGCAAGTAAGAGACCCGGATAATGGTTTAGATGCCACACTCGGAGCTGAAAAAGTCGCTGTCTCTGGCAAGTCAAATCAGTGTTCACGGACCGACAGTGCAAAACtcaaaaagaagagaaagagagaccatctgtga
- the pho gene encoding phoenix isoform X1 gives MSFIVTRSHSKLGLGENISKDSVQSDSQREIVRESPASESDSGDSLFLTQSVTSPSRTVKRHHPSNDPPCPFSQEVEDVQEKAGGRNAQHKDTRLSSDSDSETTYPVMLRRWKLLANSCGRVNQRPRPSCKRVSPKWMGVPFLKKSVSVCKKQTIVNSEVGGFFKCILKLSKGHGDKRRGELSPSLLLSERKESSMQTEDDDDDDEEDVKKVDKACFIENTHKRNQQTWLPSLKWKTRQAPGTCTKKSNKCQEEQETCYQTRKVDEDLMAPQDGTDVYNESSSLNIEVSRSTENGDKSRKSAEWNWMEPIDEMSDEETQWPNLVDQDEDETQILQDNPVDREGREDALCLENISSCEHQVQVQDIHQGVHHEPLGNETQILQENPTDREGKEDALCLEIISSCEHQVQVEDIHQGVHHEPLENEDFGSVSGGFISSQDLFQEPNNQSSPLKETSVENDKEVLESSVVPHDDIGLTIKKKKSSLILEDMEGDFLKYSKSLRTRPSEIVSPTAGDICQVRKEKDKKTLDMQDPHHHSSLPLEDYKSGSTGNDYSSPSKDILMVRQEEKTETPLFNFGGLKFLKRKKDKKTKDPEISDNLAPGQADLGQNEYSALHFDDVKCKKRRKVKNDGLLEEPVDTLPDISVAADSGLSVQDSSVVCASVSGSKPKRKKDKNYRLLEEPVDTLPDISVAADSGLSVQDSSVVWASVSGSKPKRKKGKNDWLLEEPVYTFPDISVAVDSGLSVQDSSVVCASVSGSKPKKKRKKDKNYRLLEEPVDTLPDISVAADSGLSVQDSSVVCASVSGSKPKNKRKKDKNYGLFEEPVDTLPDISVAADSGLSGQDSSVVCASVSGSKPKKKRKKDKNDGLLEEPVDTLPDISVAADSGLSVQDSSVVCASVSEIKPKKKRKKDKSDWLLEEPVDTLPDISVAADSGLSVQDSSVVCASVSGSKPKKKRKKYKNDGLLEEPVDTLPDISVAADSGLSVQDSSVVCASVSGSKPKKKRKKDKNDGLLEEPVDTLPDIGVAADSGLSVQDSSVVCASVSGSKPKKKRKKDKNDGLLEEPVDTLPDIGVAADSGLSVQDSSVVCASVSGSKPKKKRKKDKNDGLLEEPVDTLPDISVAADSGLSVQDSSVVCASVSGSKPKKKRKKDKSDWLLEEPVDTLPDISVAADSGLSVQDSSVVCSSVVCVSVNGIKPKKKRKKDKHGQPVPQEDEWIGVEEAIQIPCQGSASLVSIAEETEQLTRTDLSNFVQSDCLEPQRKKKKKRAKTKQDSSPMISEVVAWQCSEESYSSHGIKTVKKKKKKFIDDVGEGQVGEMATASNNIGEPLEKIPEIPAGIEIQPVNSIDLTDDSVTQRKKRKKRKRQKVVREENMDVEALLVETTEQVEAPDTQDSEQQAAEVVLVRKPKKKKDRIETRQEEEASKNTSVSLRLGLIEMRTSNTPSTRSETGGIGEEEGLGASEPVKNKKKKKKRKELENDGSWSVSYGLLHLDDSHWQNTKQTRVVKEASSSGQNDTNETNKCERTKDDRSESSQQVLQSEDTIQPNGRKKKKKKKKWVETDIEVYPEIVEHEVCQESGSPSEPSEAIIEKEKKKKNRKDTVDRDGNQSLDVVPKLCAAEESRDVLDTCHAKKDSISSSGGALLVHIKKKKQVRDPDNGLDATLGAEKVAVSGKSNQCSRTDSAKLKKKRKRDHL, from the exons ATGTCTTTTATCGTTACTAGGAGCCACAGTAAACTGGGGCTTGGGGAGAATATTTCCAAGGATTCGGTACAgagtgactctcagagagaaaTTGTGCGTGAATCACCTGCGTCTGAAAG TGACTCTGGCGACAGCTTGTTTTTGACCCAGTCTGTGACCTCACCTTCGAGGACTGTCAAAAGACACCATCCGTCTAACGATCCTCCGTGTCCCTTCAGTCAAGAGGTGGAGGATGTGCAAGAGAAAGCCGGTGGCCGCAATGCACAGCACAAAGACACGAGGCTGAGCAGTGACTCCGACAGTGAAACGACTTATCCTGTCATGCTTCGTAGATGGAAGTTGCTGGCTAATTCATGTGGCAGGGTTAACCAGCGGCCTCGCCCGAGTTGTAAGAGAGTATCTCCAAAGTGGATGGGGGTACCTTTCCTGAAGaagtctgtctctgtctgcaaaaaacaaactataGTG AATTCAGAGGTTGGTGGGTTCTTTAAATGCATATTGAAGCTGAGCAAAGGTCATGGAGACAAAAGAAGAGGAGAGCTGAGTCCATCTTTATTGCTTTCTGA ACGGAAGGAAAGCAGTATGCAAacagaagatgatgatgatgatgatgaggaggacgTTAAAAAAGTG GATAAAGCTTGCTTTATTGAGAACACACATAAAAGAAACCAACAAACATGGCTACCATCCCTGAAATGGAAAACGAGACAGGCTCCAGGAACGTGCACTAAGAAAAGCAACAAATGTCAAGAGGAGCAGGAGACGTGTTATCAAACCAGGAAAGTTGATGAAGACCTGATGGCGCCTCAAGATGGCACAGATGTATATAATGAGAGCAGCTCACTTAATATAGAAGTGTCTCGGTCCACGGAGAACGGTGACAAAAGCAGGAAATCTGCCGAATGGAACTGGATGGAACCAATTGATGAAATGTCAGACGAGGAGACGCAGTGGCCAAATTTGGTAGACCAGGATGAAGACGAAACCCAGATTTTGCAGGACAACCCTGTGGACAGAGAAGGAAGGGAAGATGCACTCTGCTTGGAGAACATCTCATCCTGTGAACACCAAGTACAAGTCCAGGATATCCATCAAGGCGTACATCATGAGCCACTTGGAAATGAAACCCAGATTTTGCAGGAAAACCCTACGgacagagaaggaaaggaagatgCACTCTGCTTGGAGATCATCTCATCCTGTGAACACCAAGTACAAGTCGAGGATATCCATCAAGGCGTACATCATGAGCCACTGGAAAACGAAGACTTTGGTAGTGTTAGTGGAGGTTTCATCAGCTCACAGGATCTTTTTCAAGAACCAAATAATCAGTCAAGTCCTTTAAAAGAGACTAGTGTTGAAAATGATAAGGAAGTCTTAGAAAGCAGTGTAGTACCACATGATGACATAGGTTtgacaataaaaaagaaaaagagttcATTAATCTTGGAAGATATGGAGGGTGACTTTCTTAAATATTCCAAATCTCTGAGGACTCGCCCGAGTGAAATAGTCTCACCAACAGCTGGAGATATATGCCAGGTAAGAAAGGAAAAGGACAAGAAGACGTTGGATATGCAAGATCCACACCATCATTCATCACTGCCATTAGAGGATTACAAATCAGGATCCACAGGAAATGATTACTCAAGTCCTAGTAAGGATATCCTCATGGTCAGACAGGAAGAGAAGACCGAGACCCCACTGTTCAATTTTGGTGGATTGAAATTtctgaagaggaagaaagataaaaagactAAAGACCCTGAGATCTCAGATAACCTGGCACCAGGACAAGCTGATTTGGGTCAGAATGAATATTCTGCACTTCACTTTGATGACGTCAAgtgtaaaaaaagaagaaaggtcaAAAATGATGGGTTGTTGGAGGAACCAGTTGACACCTTGCCAGACATCAGTGTTGCTGCAGACTCGGGTCTATCAGTTCAGGACTCTTCAGTGGTTTGTGCTTCAGTTAGTGGAAGTAAaccaaagagaaaaaaggacaaaaattaTCGGTTGTTGGAGGAACCAGTTGACACCTTGCCAGACATCAGTGTTGCTGCAGACTCAGGTCTATCAGTTCAGGACTCTTCAGTGGTTTGGGCTTCAGTTAGTGGAAGTAAACCAAAGAGAAAAAAGGGCAAAAATGATTGGTTGTTGGAGGAACCAGTTTATACCTTCCCAGACATCAGTGTTGCTGTAGACTCGGGTCTATCAGTTCAGGACTCTTCAGTGGTTTGTGCTTCAGTTAGTGGAAGTAAaccaaagaaaaagagaaaaaaggacaaaaattaTCGGTTGTTGGAGGAACCAGTTGACACCTTGCCAGACATCAGTGTTGCTGCAGACTCGGGTCTATCAGTTCAGGACTCTTCAGTGGTTTGTGCTTCAGTTAGTGGAAGTAAACCAAAGAATAAgcgaaaaaaggacaaaaattaTGGGTTGTTTGAGGAACCAGTTGACACCTTGCCAGACATCAGTGTTGCTGCAGACTCGGGTCTATCAGGTCAGGACTCTTCAGTGGTTTGTGCTTCAGTTAGTGGAAGTAAaccaaagaaaaagagaaaaaaggacaaaaatgatGGGTTGTTGGAGGAACCAGTTGACACCTTGCCAGACATCAGTGTTGCTGCAGACTCGGGTCTATCAGTTCAGGACTCTTCAGTGGTTTGTGCTTCAGTTAGTGAAATTAAaccaaagaaaaagagaaaaaaggacaaaagtgattggttgttggagGAACCAGTTGACACCTTGCCAGACATCAGTGTTGCTGCAGACTCGGGTCTATCAGTTCAGGACTCTTCAGTGGTTTGTGCTTCAGTTAGTGGAAGTAAaccaaagaaaaagagaaaaaagtacaaaaatgatGGGTTGTTGGAGGAACCAGTTGACACCTTGCCAGACATCAGTGTTGCTGCAGACTCGGGTCTATCAGTTCAGGACTCTTCAGTGGTTTGTGCTTCAGTTAGTGGAAGTAAaccaaagaaaaagagaaaaaaggacaaaaatgatGGGTTGTTGGAGGAACCAGTTGACACCTTGCCAGACATCGGTGTTGCTGCAGACTCGGGTCTATCAGTTCAGGACTCTTCAGTGGTTTGTGCTTCAGTTAGTGGAAGTAAaccaaagaaaaagagaaaaaaggacaaaaatgatGGGTTGTTGGAGGAACCAGTTGACACCTTGCCAGACATCGGTGTTGCTGCAGACTCGGGTCTATCAGTTCAGGACTCTTCAGTGGTTTGTGCTTCAGTTAGTGGAAGTAAaccaaagaaaaagagaaaaaaggacaaaaatgatGGGTTGTTGGAGGAACCAGTTGACACCTTGCCAGACATCAGTGTTGCTGCAGACTCGGGTCTATCAGTTCAGGACTCTTCAGTGGTTTGTGCTTCAGTTAGTGGAAGTAAaccaaagaaaaagagaaaaaaggacaaaagtgattggttgttggagGAACCAGTTGACACCTTGCCAGACATCAGTGTTGCTGCAGACTCAGGTCTATCAGTTCAGGACTCTTCAGTGGTTTGTTCTTCAGTGGTTTGTGTGTCAGTGAATGGAATTAAaccaaagaaaaagagaaaaaaagacaaacatggtCAACCAGTGCCTCAGGAAGATGAATGGATTGGTGTAGAGGAGGCTATCCAGATCCCCTGTCAAGGTTCAGCTTCTTTGGTGTCTATAGCTGAGGAAACTGAGCAACTGACCAGAACTGATCTTTCTAATTTTGTTCAGTCTGATTGTCTTGAACcacaaaggaaaaagaaaaagaaaagggcgAAGACGAAACAGGATTCAAGTCCTATGATATCTGAGGTCGTGGCTTGGCAGTGTAGTGAAGAATCTTATTCAAGCCATGGTATCAAAACTgtcaagaaaaagaagaaaaagtttATAGATGATGTTGGAGAAGGACAAGTAGGAGAGATGGCTACGGCCAGTAACAATATTGGAGAACCGTTGGAGAAAATCCCCGAAATACCAGCAGGCATAGAAATCCAACCAGTGAATAGCATAGATTTGACAGATGACTCTGTAACTcaaaggaagaagaggaaaaaaaggaaacggCAAAAGGTGGTCAGGGAAGAAAATATGGACGTTGAGGCATTGTTGGTAGAGACGACAGAACAAGTGGAGGCTCCAGATACTCAAGATTCTGAGCAGCAAGCAGCTGAGGTGGTTCTGGTGAGAAAgccaaagaagaaaaaggacagAATTGAAACACGTCAAGAAGAGGAGGCGTCTAAAAATACATCCGTGTCTCTCAGACTTGGGCTCATAGAGATGAGAACATCCAATACCCCAAGCACCAGAAGTGAGACTGGAGGGATTGGTGAGGAGGAAGGTCTTGGTGCATCAGAACCAGTgaagaacaagaaaaagaagaagaaaaggaaagagttGGAAAATGATGGATCGTGGTCGGTTTCTTACGGCTTGTTACATCTGGATGACTCCCATTGGCAAAATACTAAACAGACAAGAGTGGTGAAAGAAGCTTCAAGTAGTGGACAGAATGACACCAATGAGACAAACAAATGTGAGAGGACCAAAGATGACCGTTCTGAAAGTAGCCAACAAGTACTGCAGTCAGAGGATACCATACAGCCTAatggaaggaaaaagaagaagaagaagaagaaatgggtAGAAACAGACATAGAAGTGTATCCTGAGATTGTTGAACATGAAGTGTGTCAGGAGAGTGGTTCTCCATCAGAACCTTCAGAAGCAATAAttgagaaggagaagaagaaaaagaatagaAAGGACACAGTTGATAGAGATGGGAATCAGAGTTTAGATGTTGTACCTAAGCTATGTGCTGCAGAAGAATCAAGAGATGTTTTAGACACATGCCATGCTAAAAAGGACAGTATTTCATCCTCAGGGGGTGCATTATTAGTACATATTAAGAAAAAGAAGCAAGTAAGAGACCCGGATAATGGTTTAGATGCCACACTCGGAGCTGAAAAAGTCGCTGTCTCTGGCAAGTCAAATCAGTGTTCACGGACCGACAGTGCAAAACtcaaaaagaagagaaagagagaccatctgtga